Proteins encoded within one genomic window of Cytophagales bacterium:
- a CDS encoding FtsX-like permease family protein, with product MLRNHLIFAIRLFKKDKVYSILNMLGLTLGIAVGIILMLYLQHEFSYDKHFAKYDRIYRYTNHMMAQGADFNIAQTSRQLAPIFKADLPEVESYARFLRTNQVLISYDPQGVNKQFYEEDVFLTDSTVFQLFDHEFLEGNPASALVGPGKAVLTQKVKEKFFGDEPALGKLIEVDRFGTREVTAVISDLPSNTHLKYEVLLSQLPGVGWGQDGNPERASEVYWNPSAYTYLLMPEDYNVQQFYDNFPAIYDKTFRIFGERIDGRVEPMLQRLDRIHFHAELNRDLPTGNLGYVYTFAAIGLFIIMLACINYMNLATARSATRTGEMGIRKVLGNSRRKLFFSVILEALVMSALGMVIANLLTYFLLEFTTFQSIIGVDLHINYLENPVLVLGNLLIMLVIGLLSGIYPALYIPSVPVVAALKGTFTGDKSSTLLRKVLIVFQFVISLFVIICTLLMDAQVKYMQNKDLGFNTERTMLIQVQDSLTETRMETISRELMKDPNILGTSNSYGVPGGVVYSQVMMIEKDSGMFQQNSRSLYVGKNYLDLMDIEIIEGRAFLEDSENEYFNSYLVNEAAVKAYGWEDRVIGRKIKFFHGDREFKVVGVFKDFNYESLHNSITPLFMVLDRGRGGTFYVKIQSDQMQETLQYVQEVWTRFAPERPYSYRFLDDLYHEQYEADQTQQRLISLLSFLSVIISLLGLIGLSAFTASQKAKEISIRKVLGAKVATILWLFSKDYIVLIGIAFIVAVPLADYAIVEWMSDFAYRLPINYAYYLIPGFMVLLLGLFTVSFQSLRSAKADPVEGLRKE from the coding sequence ATGCTTAGGAATCATCTCATTTTTGCCATCCGACTTTTTAAAAAGGATAAGGTTTATTCTATCCTCAACATGTTAGGTCTTACGCTGGGTATAGCTGTAGGGATCATCCTGATGTTGTACCTGCAACATGAGTTCAGTTACGACAAACATTTCGCCAAATATGACCGCATCTATCGCTACACCAATCACATGATGGCACAAGGCGCGGATTTCAATATCGCACAAACCTCCAGACAATTAGCACCCATTTTTAAGGCGGACCTCCCTGAAGTTGAATCGTATGCCAGGTTTCTGAGAACCAATCAGGTTTTGATTTCCTACGACCCACAGGGCGTGAACAAGCAGTTTTACGAAGAAGATGTTTTTCTCACGGATAGTACGGTTTTTCAATTGTTTGATCACGAGTTTTTGGAAGGTAACCCAGCCAGTGCACTGGTCGGACCTGGCAAAGCAGTTTTGACCCAAAAAGTAAAGGAGAAATTCTTTGGGGATGAGCCAGCGTTGGGTAAGCTCATTGAGGTAGATCGGTTCGGTACCAGGGAAGTCACAGCGGTTATTTCGGACTTACCTTCCAATACCCACTTAAAATATGAAGTATTACTGTCGCAGTTACCAGGCGTAGGCTGGGGGCAGGATGGTAATCCTGAACGAGCGTCAGAAGTCTACTGGAATCCCAGTGCCTATACCTATTTACTGATGCCTGAAGACTACAACGTACAGCAATTCTATGACAACTTTCCGGCCATATATGACAAAACTTTTCGCATCTTCGGTGAGCGAATTGACGGTCGGGTAGAACCCATGTTGCAGCGCCTGGACCGTATTCATTTTCATGCTGAATTGAACAGAGATCTTCCTACCGGTAATCTCGGATATGTTTACACCTTTGCGGCGATCGGGTTATTCATCATTATGCTGGCCTGTATCAATTACATGAACCTCGCTACCGCACGATCGGCAACGCGAACTGGCGAGATGGGCATTCGCAAAGTGCTTGGAAATTCCCGAAGAAAACTGTTCTTTAGTGTCATCCTGGAAGCACTGGTGATGAGTGCATTGGGTATGGTCATAGCCAATTTGCTCACTTATTTTCTGTTGGAATTCACAACCTTTCAGTCGATCATAGGGGTGGACTTGCACATCAACTATCTTGAGAATCCGGTATTGGTTTTAGGAAATCTCCTGATCATGTTGGTGATTGGATTACTATCAGGTATTTATCCGGCCTTATACATTCCCTCTGTTCCCGTGGTTGCCGCATTGAAGGGCACGTTCACTGGAGACAAATCAAGTACACTGTTGAGAAAGGTCCTGATTGTGTTTCAGTTTGTGATTTCCTTGTTTGTGATCATCTGCACCTTATTGATGGATGCACAAGTCAAGTACATGCAAAACAAAGACCTGGGATTCAATACCGAACGAACGATGTTGATCCAGGTACAAGATTCACTAACAGAAACTCGAATGGAGACGATTTCGCGTGAGTTAATGAAAGATCCCAACATCCTCGGAACTTCTAATTCTTATGGGGTGCCTGGGGGAGTCGTTTACAGTCAAGTCATGATGATCGAAAAAGATTCCGGGATGTTTCAGCAAAATTCGAGGAGCCTTTATGTTGGTAAAAATTACCTTGACCTGATGGACATTGAGATCATTGAGGGTCGTGCTTTTCTGGAAGATTCTGAAAATGAATATTTCAATTCTTACCTGGTCAATGAAGCGGCTGTGAAAGCCTATGGTTGGGAAGATCGGGTGATTGGCCGCAAAATCAAATTCTTCCATGGAGACCGTGAGTTCAAAGTCGTGGGGGTGTTTAAAGACTTCAATTATGAATCCTTGCATAATTCCATTACGCCTTTGTTTATGGTCCTGGATAGGGGAAGAGGGGGTACATTTTACGTGAAGATCCAAAGTGATCAGATGCAAGAAACCTTACAATATGTGCAGGAAGTATGGACCCGTTTCGCTCCGGAGCGGCCTTACAGCTACCGATTTCTTGATGATCTTTATCACGAGCAATATGAAGCGGATCAGACGCAACAACGTTTGATTTCACTGCTGTCTTTTTTATCTGTCATCATCTCGTTATTGGGATTGATTGGGCTGTCTGCCTTTACCGCGAGCCAAAAAGCCAAGGAGATCAGTATCCGCAAGGTCCTGGGAGCCAAAGTAGCGACCATCCTGTGGTTGTTTTCCAAAGATTACATCGTCCTTATTGGGATTGCTTTTATCGTGGCTGTTCCCTTAGCTGATTATGCGATCGTGGAGTGGATGTCGGACTTTGCTTATCGCCTGCCGATCAACTACGCGTATTACCTTATTCCCGGATTTATGGTGCTCTTGTTAGGGCTTTTTACGGTATCCTTTCAGTCGCTACGTTCTGCAAAAGCAGACCCGGTGGAAGGTTTGCGGAAAGAGTGA
- a CDS encoding LytTR family DNA-binding domain-containing protein: MKIKCLLVDDEYAALEGLNFMCAKYDQLEVVGTCRNGIAAIDSIRQLQPELVLLDIQMPKVNGIEVLTSLEKPLPNVIFITAHDEFAIKAFELNAIDYLLKPFTDERFDQAIQKAVEKVRAKNAVDFSSLIKTHDRPTDHTPDIRHQDEQRMVIKIDGKVHFIPKSEIICFEAYDYYVKIHTHERFYLVRETMKHLEDQLIEDQFMRTHKSYIVNKHFVQALTKRSAGNYALELAQDHQAKISRSKLNEVRDWVE, from the coding sequence ATGAAGATAAAGTGCTTGTTGGTGGATGATGAATACGCAGCTCTTGAAGGGTTGAATTTCATGTGTGCGAAGTATGATCAACTGGAGGTAGTCGGGACTTGTCGCAATGGGATAGCAGCCATTGACAGCATCCGCCAACTACAGCCAGAGTTGGTACTGCTCGACATTCAAATGCCCAAAGTAAATGGCATTGAAGTGCTGACCAGTCTAGAAAAGCCACTCCCTAATGTTATTTTTATCACGGCGCACGATGAGTTTGCAATTAAGGCTTTTGAACTCAATGCCATTGATTATTTACTCAAGCCATTCACCGATGAGCGATTCGATCAGGCCATCCAAAAAGCGGTAGAAAAAGTGAGGGCGAAAAATGCAGTGGATTTCAGCTCGCTGATCAAAACCCACGACCGTCCGACAGACCATACACCTGACATTCGTCATCAGGATGAACAGCGAATGGTCATCAAAATAGATGGGAAAGTGCATTTTATTCCCAAGTCAGAGATCATTTGCTTTGAGGCCTACGATTATTATGTTAAAATCCATACACACGAACGATTCTATTTAGTTCGTGAAACCATGAAGCATCTGGAGGATCAATTGATAGAGGATCAGTTCATGCGTACGCACAAATCCTATATTGTCAATAAGCACTTTGTTCAGGCACTCACCAAACGCTCGGCTGGTAATTACGCATTAGAACTGGCCCAAGATCATCAGGCCAAAATCAGTCGATCTAAACTGAATGAAGTTCGGGACTGGGTGGAATAG
- a CDS encoding histidine kinase has translation MQISSYIKNFYAWNFLGLLSMCMLLRLYNTEVSWLQWPIAACLSLLVLSSLAFHLRDRILLGLKVFIAAVIFSVAHWILTGCFEVLLTRFFRLPESYSLKAFHLYLSDHYSLVLDGFIWFSVYLILFAWIRSQLKGENLAEARQEMEKELEKVDLKALNQEMSPHFLFNAMNGISMKIRMEKNSEAVNMIAALTDLLRLNLSKKEDLQITIEEELELLNKYLLIEKSRFGEHFNLSMDFPEELMRVKVPRLILQPLVENAFKHGMHHQFEEMELRIEGKTNDHYLVLSVYNSQLDHSNINYVNSNVGLPNIVHRLRRFYGTDFQFQSLNGQSGVVFKISIPLKS, from the coding sequence TTGCAGATCAGTTCGTACATCAAAAACTTCTATGCCTGGAATTTTCTGGGACTCCTGAGCATGTGCATGTTGTTGCGACTTTACAATACAGAGGTGAGTTGGCTTCAATGGCCAATTGCTGCTTGTTTGTCCCTATTGGTTTTGAGTAGCCTGGCGTTTCATCTCAGAGATCGGATCTTGTTAGGGTTGAAGGTATTCATCGCTGCAGTGATATTTTCAGTTGCTCACTGGATCCTGACAGGGTGCTTTGAAGTGCTACTAACGCGATTTTTCCGTTTACCAGAATCTTATTCTTTAAAGGCCTTTCACCTATATCTGAGTGATCATTATTCGCTTGTCCTTGATGGCTTTATCTGGTTTTCGGTATATCTGATCCTTTTTGCCTGGATTCGGTCGCAATTGAAAGGGGAAAATCTTGCAGAAGCCAGGCAGGAGATGGAAAAAGAATTGGAGAAAGTAGACTTGAAAGCGCTGAATCAGGAGATGAGTCCGCACTTCTTGTTCAACGCCATGAATGGGATTTCCATGAAGATACGGATGGAAAAAAATAGTGAGGCAGTGAACATGATTGCGGCGTTGACGGATTTGCTAAGACTTAACCTGAGTAAAAAAGAAGACCTGCAAATCACGATTGAGGAAGAACTTGAACTGCTCAATAAGTACCTACTCATTGAAAAAAGCCGATTTGGTGAACACTTCAACCTGAGCATGGATTTTCCCGAAGAATTGATGCGGGTAAAGGTTCCCAGATTGATCCTGCAGCCTTTGGTTGAGAATGCATTTAAACACGGCATGCATCACCAGTTTGAGGAAATGGAGTTGCGCATTGAAGGTAAAACAAACGACCATTATTTGGTCTTGTCTGTATATAATTCACAGCTGGATCATTCCAATATAAATTATGTTAATAGCAATGTGGGATTACCTAATATTGTTCATCGCCTCCGGAGGTTTTACGGAACAGATTTTCAATTCCAAAGTCTGAATGGACAATCCGGAGTGGTTTTTAAGATCAGTATACCGCTGAAATCATGA
- a CDS encoding vitamin K epoxide reductase family protein: MRFPCVTKITRAGHEEYVIIESIQQGQVQLHQWNKTLGLQAFQNIWQESTLLIYDTTQNRLPESLAPYLSQKRLNTAVSVTLIVTLIVTVLWKLVQAQQLEQLPIALAYLLLSGTGLWISHLIVLKSRGHTSDALSRFCYVKKADGCDMILRSSLAYLLPGVSWASIGMTFFSGAMLYFFISPLPDPSVLGFTYLLTLPGVVLALIIQQVLSELWCKLCLAIHALLVGGIILGLSWHDGWFWPDITGFTYLVLAMLLGWVGWQLYRQYLDHQSDGKMAAQDLKTAKFHPQTVSCHFSESASLPFPMNLALTLGEEDARISILLITNPVCPNCAAAHHHIHELMEQSDEVSLNILFHTYEDEPDTVELVQCFHQLYLKDHELFLSGLKDWYEDVDQPRNRWIKKYSEHLQDTDEKSEQLPLISSDAVGHVPAVYLNGAMLPEFYETRDIFHLLPQLRHPLT; this comes from the coding sequence ATGAGATTTCCCTGCGTGACAAAGATCACCAGAGCCGGCCATGAGGAATATGTAATCATCGAATCAATCCAACAAGGTCAGGTGCAGCTTCATCAGTGGAATAAAACCCTGGGACTGCAGGCGTTTCAAAACATCTGGCAGGAAAGCACACTGCTGATTTACGATACTACCCAAAACCGACTTCCGGAATCACTTGCCCCATATCTGTCACAAAAGCGACTTAACACCGCTGTAAGCGTGACATTAATTGTCACCCTCATCGTCACGGTCCTTTGGAAGCTGGTTCAGGCCCAGCAATTGGAACAACTTCCGATTGCTCTGGCTTACCTTTTGCTATCTGGTACCGGATTATGGATCTCTCATTTGATTGTACTGAAGTCACGCGGGCATACCAGCGACGCACTGAGTCGATTTTGCTATGTAAAAAAGGCAGATGGATGCGACATGATCTTAAGGTCTTCTTTGGCTTATCTCCTTCCTGGCGTATCGTGGGCATCTATTGGCATGACCTTCTTTTCCGGTGCAATGCTATATTTCTTTATATCCCCACTGCCTGATCCTTCCGTTTTGGGTTTTACTTATCTGCTTACTTTACCTGGTGTGGTATTGGCGCTGATTATACAGCAGGTCTTATCTGAGTTGTGGTGTAAATTATGTTTAGCCATTCACGCCCTTTTGGTCGGTGGCATCATACTAGGTCTATCGTGGCACGATGGATGGTTTTGGCCAGATATTACGGGATTCACCTACCTGGTATTGGCCATGCTACTCGGCTGGGTGGGCTGGCAGCTCTACCGCCAATACCTGGATCATCAATCCGATGGTAAAATGGCTGCTCAAGACCTGAAAACTGCCAAATTTCATCCTCAGACTGTCAGCTGCCATTTTTCAGAGTCCGCATCGCTACCATTTCCAATGAACCTGGCTTTGACATTGGGGGAGGAAGATGCTCGTATATCAATCTTACTCATTACAAATCCTGTTTGCCCCAATTGCGCAGCAGCCCATCATCATATCCATGAACTAATGGAGCAATCCGACGAAGTAAGCCTGAATATCCTTTTTCATACTTACGAGGATGAGCCAGATACAGTCGAACTGGTTCAATGCTTTCACCAACTGTACTTAAAGGATCACGAACTGTTCTTGTCGGGATTAAAAGATTGGTACGAAGACGTGGATCAACCCCGCAATAGATGGATCAAAAAGTATAGTGAGCATTTGCAAGACACGGATGAAAAGAGTGAGCAACTACCATTGATCAGTTCCGATGCCGTAGGTCACGTACCTGCCGTCTATTTGAATGGAGCCATGCTACCTGAATTTTATGAAACCCGAGACATTTTCCATCTATTGCCACAGCTTCGACATCCTTTGACCTAA
- a CDS encoding peptidase domain-containing ABC transporter: MGAFKFFPQLESMDCGPACLQMITAHHGKTYSLEFIRTISDLGKMGTNFETLSYAANQLGMSTTAVQVPFQSNQSDIPGLAEAPLPCVVYWNQKHFVVVHKIKGDHIYIADPADAKRKLDKDFFIQCWNGGTDEQSKGFVLLFMPNDDFGKLEEPERESRSSLQFILKYVKPYKWLMFQVLIGLVLVSLLQLIYPFLTQSIVDIGISNKDLNFIFLILIGQLSIFLGRTTIEVIRSWIMLHIGSRLNISVLTDFLGKLMRLPIRFFDARLVGDIFQRVNEVSRIEAFLTGQSFNALFSILTLLIFGVVLYIYDALIFFIFFGSAIVYAVWILLFLKRRKKIDYQMFSQYSTKQSSLLEIVQGMPEIKLHNSEAKKQSEWENIQIDMFKIQMRSLAIDQWQRTGASVINELKDIIISIIAAKAVIDGNITLGMMLAIQYIIGNLNGPLLSLVEFVKSTQNATISLDRFVEIFRKDNEERAAMLEDVDLKEGDIALEDVTFSYELSGNPVLKNIHATIPQGKVTAIVGASGSGKTTLVKLLLKFYEPIGGKVCVGNHQLADIKHTYWRQHCGAVLQDGHIFSDTLAYNIGLSDDEVDLQRLQLAAEIANIDDFAQGLPMKFDTKIGEEGQGLSQGQKQRVLIARAVYKDPEILFFDEATNALDATNERGIMEKLEKFFTGRTVIIVAHRLSTVKNADQILVLDQGIIAEQGNHVSLAERKGLYYNLVKNQLEMGN; this comes from the coding sequence TTGGGCGCATTTAAGTTCTTCCCTCAACTGGAGTCCATGGATTGCGGGCCTGCCTGTCTGCAAATGATCACCGCGCACCATGGCAAGACTTACTCGCTGGAGTTCATACGCACCATAAGTGACCTGGGAAAGATGGGTACCAATTTTGAAACCCTGTCTTATGCGGCCAATCAGCTGGGAATGAGTACCACAGCCGTTCAGGTGCCATTCCAAAGCAATCAGTCGGATATCCCCGGACTTGCCGAAGCCCCATTGCCCTGTGTGGTCTATTGGAATCAAAAGCACTTTGTGGTAGTGCACAAGATCAAGGGCGATCACATCTACATTGCCGACCCGGCGGACGCTAAACGAAAACTGGACAAAGACTTTTTCATTCAATGCTGGAACGGTGGTACCGACGAACAAAGCAAAGGATTTGTGCTGTTGTTCATGCCCAACGACGACTTTGGCAAACTGGAAGAGCCTGAGCGGGAATCTCGTTCCAGCCTGCAGTTTATCCTGAAGTATGTCAAGCCATACAAATGGCTAATGTTTCAGGTCCTCATTGGACTAGTGCTCGTCAGTCTGCTACAGCTGATCTACCCTTTTCTCACCCAGTCCATTGTAGACATTGGGATCTCCAATAAAGACCTCAACTTCATCTTTCTGATCCTCATTGGGCAACTATCTATTTTTCTAGGCCGTACCACGATAGAAGTCATCCGCAGCTGGATCATGCTGCATATTGGAAGTCGACTCAACATATCCGTACTCACGGATTTTCTCGGCAAACTCATGCGGCTGCCCATCCGGTTCTTTGACGCGCGGCTTGTCGGTGATATTTTTCAACGGGTGAATGAAGTCTCCAGAATAGAGGCGTTCCTGACTGGTCAATCCTTCAACGCCCTCTTCTCCATCTTAACGCTACTCATCTTTGGAGTGGTCCTGTACATCTACGATGCGCTGATCTTCTTTATTTTCTTTGGATCAGCGATCGTTTATGCGGTTTGGATCCTGCTGTTTTTGAAGCGGCGCAAAAAGATTGATTATCAGATGTTCAGTCAGTATTCCACGAAGCAAAGTAGCTTATTGGAAATCGTGCAGGGCATGCCGGAGATCAAGCTGCACAACAGTGAGGCGAAGAAGCAGAGCGAATGGGAGAACATCCAGATTGACATGTTCAAGATACAAATGCGCTCCCTGGCCATCGATCAATGGCAACGAACAGGCGCCAGCGTCATCAATGAACTCAAAGACATCATCATTTCCATCATTGCGGCTAAAGCCGTGATCGACGGGAACATTACCCTGGGCATGATGCTGGCCATTCAATACATCATAGGTAACCTCAACGGACCATTGCTGAGTTTGGTGGAGTTTGTGAAATCTACCCAGAATGCCACCATCAGCCTTGACCGATTTGTAGAAATATTCCGCAAAGACAATGAGGAACGAGCAGCCATGCTAGAGGACGTTGACCTTAAAGAAGGAGACATAGCGCTGGAAGACGTCACATTTTCTTATGAGTTGAGCGGAAATCCGGTATTGAAAAATATTCATGCCACCATCCCTCAAGGCAAGGTTACGGCCATTGTAGGAGCAAGCGGAAGCGGCAAGACCACCCTGGTGAAGCTACTCCTCAAATTTTACGAACCTATCGGAGGTAAGGTATGTGTTGGAAATCACCAGCTTGCAGACATCAAACATACCTATTGGAGACAGCATTGCGGTGCGGTACTACAAGACGGGCACATTTTTTCAGACACACTAGCCTACAATATTGGCCTTTCTGATGATGAAGTGGATCTACAGAGACTTCAGCTTGCTGCAGAAATTGCGAATATTGATGATTTTGCTCAAGGCCTGCCGATGAAGTTCGATACCAAGATCGGAGAAGAAGGGCAAGGGCTCAGCCAGGGACAAAAGCAGCGCGTGTTGATTGCCCGGGCCGTGTATAAAGATCCAGAAATCTTGTTTTTTGACGAAGCCACCAATGCCCTGGATGCCACGAACGAGCGTGGAATCATGGAAAAGCTGGAAAAGTTCTTTACTGGCCGAACCGTAATAATCGTTGCTCATCGACTAAGCACCGTCAAGAACGCCGACCAGATCCTGGTACTGGACCAGGGGATTATTGCTGAGCAAGGTAATCATGTCTCACTCGCGGAGAGAAAAGGCTTGTATTACAACCTGGTGAAAAATCAATTGGAAATGGGTAATTGA
- the gwsG gene encoding grasp-with-spasm system ATP-grasp peptide maturase, with product MILIISEQFEISTCEVMEWVDHLGGKPVRINGSQFFEVGSFGHALSLKNNIGQNLKIHFKGKDINLDDITYVWFRRDERARIPDFMKALKSKALRQKMGTHFSMEMQRAKDFLTLALLQKPHLGDPLKKSFAKFLPLQIAQSLGMDIPATILTDDKKALTDFKQSHQKIITKAISDSDFFELEDGTMLSGYTSELDDDMLKNANQQFGTTLAQEMLEKEVEIRSFYLFGKFYSMAIFSQIDQKTSVDFRRYNIERPNRNVPFQLPIDLERKAGELMRTMGLTTGSLDFVKTTDGRFVFLEINPVGQFGMTSKPCNYYLEKTIASYLVSQESPKQAI from the coding sequence ATGATTTTAATTATATCGGAACAGTTTGAGATCTCCACCTGTGAAGTGATGGAATGGGTGGACCACCTGGGTGGAAAACCCGTAAGAATCAACGGCAGTCAGTTTTTTGAAGTAGGCTCTTTTGGACATGCCCTTTCCCTGAAAAATAACATAGGACAAAATCTCAAAATCCATTTCAAGGGGAAAGACATCAATCTGGATGACATCACGTATGTCTGGTTTCGACGAGACGAACGTGCTCGCATCCCGGATTTCATGAAGGCTTTGAAAAGCAAAGCTCTCAGACAAAAAATGGGCACACACTTTAGCATGGAGATGCAGCGCGCCAAAGACTTTTTGACCCTGGCATTATTACAAAAACCGCACTTAGGGGATCCGCTAAAAAAGAGTTTCGCCAAATTCCTTCCATTGCAAATCGCTCAAAGTCTGGGAATGGATATTCCTGCAACCATCCTCACCGATGACAAGAAAGCACTCACGGATTTTAAGCAATCGCATCAAAAGATCATTACCAAAGCCATCAGCGATTCTGATTTCTTCGAACTGGAAGATGGCACCATGCTCTCCGGCTACACCAGTGAGTTGGATGACGACATGCTGAAAAACGCCAACCAACAATTTGGCACAACCCTGGCGCAGGAAATGCTGGAGAAAGAGGTGGAAATACGTTCCTTCTATCTATTTGGGAAATTTTACTCCATGGCCATTTTCTCACAGATCGATCAAAAAACATCGGTGGACTTTAGAAGGTACAACATTGAACGACCGAACCGAAATGTCCCCTTTCAGCTACCCATCGATCTCGAAAGAAAAGCAGGTGAACTCATGCGAACCATGGGACTCACTACCGGATCACTCGACTTTGTAAAAACTACCGATGGTCGATTTGTATTTCTGGAGATCAATCCGGTGGGTCAATTTGGAATGACCTCCAAACCCTGCAATTATTACCTCGAAAAAACCATTGCCAGTTACCTGGTAAGTCAAGAATCGCCTAAACAAGCCATATAA
- the gwsS gene encoding grasp-with-spasm system SPASM domain peptide maturase, translated as MNKKPYFMLFACCPVIKGHTRSLIYDLQRNKFKYIPNMLYDILKMCNSQPVEQVMSMYDHEEDEGIMTYLEALVEEELGFFTDSPHQFPPLPLDYEYPGVISTTIIEYDDHSSYDLFDLLTELEQLRCKVVQIRYFGASWERLQALAKRLKSSYLYIADVMLPYESHMTLDSLAKLLISEHRISPLMIYDCPESLVAGMEQQTNFVKSRLVATRQSFEPAKVPEFINEYQFTVNTEFYTEAHHFNTGLNTKVCVDAQGQIKNHIDHQQVFGQVGKDDLAAVVQGSDFRKMWHITNDQIQVCKDCEYRYMCLDNTEIVMDEDGYRKVKECVYQVYEGVWGDQPELV; from the coding sequence ATGAACAAGAAGCCTTACTTCATGCTGTTTGCCTGCTGTCCCGTGATCAAAGGACATACCCGCAGCCTCATTTATGACCTGCAGCGCAACAAGTTCAAATACATCCCTAACATGCTCTATGATATCCTGAAGATGTGCAACAGTCAGCCAGTGGAGCAAGTCATGAGCATGTACGATCATGAGGAGGATGAGGGCATCATGACCTACCTGGAAGCGCTGGTAGAGGAAGAGCTGGGGTTTTTCACGGATTCACCTCACCAATTCCCGCCACTTCCATTGGATTATGAATATCCTGGTGTCATCTCCACGACCATCATCGAATATGATGATCATTCGTCTTACGACCTGTTCGATCTGTTAACAGAGTTGGAACAGCTGCGATGTAAAGTGGTCCAGATCCGGTATTTCGGCGCTTCCTGGGAACGATTACAAGCACTCGCAAAAAGGTTGAAAAGCTCCTATCTCTACATTGCCGATGTAATGCTGCCCTATGAATCACATATGACACTGGATAGCCTTGCGAAATTACTGATCAGTGAACACCGAATCAGTCCGTTGATGATTTACGATTGTCCGGAAAGCCTGGTAGCAGGCATGGAACAGCAGACCAATTTCGTGAAATCTCGTCTTGTGGCCACACGTCAGTCGTTTGAGCCGGCGAAGGTTCCTGAGTTCATCAATGAGTATCAATTCACCGTCAATACGGAGTTTTATACTGAAGCTCATCATTTCAATACGGGGCTTAACACGAAAGTTTGCGTCGATGCTCAAGGCCAAATCAAAAATCATATTGATCATCAGCAGGTATTTGGGCAAGTGGGAAAAGATGACCTGGCTGCTGTAGTTCAAGGTTCTGATTTTAGGAAGATGTGGCACATTACCAATGACCAAATTCAAGTCTGCAAGGATTGTGAGTACCGCTACATGTGCCTGGATAATACTGAAATAGTCATGGACGAAGATGGTTACCGAAAAGTGAAGGAATGCGTTTATCAGGTCTATGAGGGCGTGTGGGGAGACCAACCGGAATTAGTCTAG
- a CDS encoding TetR/AcrR family transcriptional regulator has translation MANKNAKKKQPWIDIGYQSFAYEGPHGLKVERLADGVEKNKSSFYHYFADLEVFTNHLLRYHLAQAEVIAIKESACETIDDFIDVLVTHKIDLLFNRQLRVHRENPDFESVFCKTNEITGQAIALVWPKLIGLANHHQLAEMMLKHSIENFYLQITDETLNRPWLRQYFDDLLLLVNEFMKTGNVPAIDRTS, from the coding sequence ATGGCAAATAAAAACGCAAAAAAGAAACAGCCCTGGATTGACATAGGTTATCAGTCATTTGCCTACGAAGGACCCCATGGATTGAAAGTAGAAAGACTGGCCGATGGTGTAGAAAAGAACAAATCCTCTTTCTACCACTACTTTGCTGATCTGGAAGTTTTCACGAACCATTTGTTGCGGTATCATTTGGCGCAAGCTGAAGTAATTGCCATCAAAGAAAGTGCTTGCGAGACCATAGATGATTTTATCGATGTGCTCGTAACTCACAAGATTGATTTACTGTTCAATCGACAACTTCGAGTCCATCGAGAGAACCCGGATTTTGAATCGGTGTTTTGTAAGACCAATGAAATCACAGGTCAGGCCATCGCTCTGGTTTGGCCCAAACTGATCGGACTAGCCAATCATCACCAGCTGGCGGAAATGATGCTCAAGCACAGTATCGAGAATTTTTACCTACAAATTACAGACGAAACGCTGAATCGACCCTGGTTGCGACAATATTTCGATGACCTCCTTTTGTTGGTAAATGAATTCATGAAAACGGGAAATGTACCTGCGATAGATCGTACTAGTTGA